The following is a genomic window from Desulfosoma caldarium.
GATGGAGCGGGCACGTTCCCAAGGAAGGGGAACTGCTGCCGGAAATCGTGGAAAATATATTGCGTCGTTTCTTGAATCTTTCTCCCGCCGCGCCAAGTCCACCCCCGGCTCCTGGGCGACGGCCCACGCTGTGCGCCGGCTGCGGACATCGGGCAGCCTTTTTTGCCATTCGCAAAGTGTTTCCCAAGGGTATCTATGCCAGTGACATCGGCTGCTACACGTTGGGGCTGAACCTGGGCGCCGTGGACACCGTTTTGTGCATGGGAGCCTCCATCAGTCAGGCTGCCGGCTTTTACCACGCGTATCGAGATGCGGGTCAAGAGAGCCGGCACGTGGTGGCCACCATCGGTGATTCCACCTTCTATCACGCGGGCGTGCCCGCCCTGATCAACGCTGTCACCCAAGGGTGTCGCTTTCCCGTGATCATTTTGGACAACGGCACCACCGCCATGACGGGCCATCAACCCACGCCGGCTGCCGGCGTCACGGCCGATGGAACCAAGGTGCCTGCCGTTTCATTGGAAGCCCTGGCCAAGGCCTGCGGCGTTAACCATGTGAGTGTCGGCGACCCTTACGACGTTACCGGCTTCATGGAACTGTTGCAGGCAGCCAAGGCCCATTGCCAAGATTCGGAAAACGGCGGCATGGCCGTGGTCATCGCGCGACGGCCGTGCCTCATGGAACACAGCCGACATGAAGGCCGCAAACCCCGCCCACAACAGCCCATCGTGACTGAAAAGTGCGAAGGCTGCGGTTTTTGTCTCAAGTTTTTCGAATGCCCGGCCTTGATCTTCCACGGGGAAAACCAGGCCGTGACCATTGACGACAATCTCTGCGCCGGATGTGGTGTCTGTGTGGAGGTGTGCCCTCACAAAGCCATCGTCAAGCCTTCAGCGGACGCGTGATGGACAAATAGAGAAGGACAAACACCATGCAACAGCAACAAATCGCCGTCAGCGGTCTCGGAGGACAAGGTGTCCTTTTCGTCACCAAACTCCTGGCGGAGGCGGCTCTGCGCAAAGATCTCTCTGTTTTGGTTTCCGAAACCCATGGTATGGCTCAGAGGGGCGGCCATGTCATCGGCCACCTCAAAGTTTTTACCTACGATGCCCATACGGCGCCTTGCACCACGGACGCCCTCATTTCATCGCCTCTGACAAGCCCTCTTATTCGTCCGGGGTGCGCCGATGTGCTCTTGGCCCTTCACCAAGAGAGCCTGGAGACCCACGGCTACCTGCTTCGCCCCGATGGGCAGGTGTTTTGCCATCGCTCGCCCCCCAAAGCGCCCGGAGACATCGATGCCGTGGGCCTGGCCAAAAAGCTTGGAAATGCGGTGGCCGCCAACATGGTCCTTCTGGGCTATGCGGTGGCCCAAGGGGCTCTTTTCTGCTCCATTGAAGATCTTACCGCCGTGCTGGCTCAGACGGCCGGCACGAGGGCGGCTTTAAGCCTCAAGGCTTTGGAAGCAGGCGCACAGGCAGCAAGTGAGGCTCGCATGGATTGACGCGTTTTTGTCATGGAAACATGTGGGCCTAGAGACTTTTCGTCAAAGAGTTTAGCCCGGCTATGGATGTCTCTCTCTTCCAACAAATACCCCAATTTGTGGTCTCAGGACTCACTCACGGGAGCATCTACGCCCTGATCGCCTTGGGGTTTTGCATGGTCCAGAACGCCACCGGCATCGTCAATTTCGCCCAGGGCGATTTTGTCATGCTCGGAGCGCTCATGGCCGGAACCCTTTTGAAAAAACTGGGCGTGCCCATGGCTGCGGCTCTTGCCGGCGCCGTGCTTTTCGGGGCTCTGTGCGGCTTGGCCCTGGAACGGGGCCCTTTGCGGCACGCCCGCCATCGCCATGTTCTGGTACTCGTCATGATTACCGTTGGTGTCTCCATAAGTGTTCGAGGCGCCAGCATGCTGGTTTGGGGAAAGAACGTTCATGCTCTGCCACCTCTGGGAAGGGAAACTCCCATCATGGTGGGCTCTGCCGCCATTGTGCCTCAAGTGCTTTGGATTATCGGCCTTTCCCTCCTTATTTTAGGGCTTCTCTACGCCTTTTATCGGCACACGCTACTCGGCAAGGCCATGCGCGCCGCCGCCGACAACCCTTACGGAGCGGTTCTCATGGGCATTTCGGTCCCCAAGGTCACGGCCCTTGCCTTTGGCATGGCCGGATCCATGGGCGCCTTGGCCGGCACTTTGATCGCTCCGCTCACCAGCATGAGCTATAGTGGTGGCCTGATGCTGGGACTCAAGGGCTTTTCGGCAGCCATACTTGGAGGGTACGGCAGTGCCATGGGCGCCGTCTTTGGAGGGTATGTGCTGGGGCTGTTGGAATCTTTTGGGGCCGGATTCCTTTCCTCCGCCTACAAAGACGCCTTCGCCTTCATTATTTTGTTGGCCGTCTTGTTTGTAAGGCCTGCCGGGCTGTTCGGCAGTGAACGAGTTCGAAGGCTTTAACCCTTATGCGCTCTCTCCCGTTGGTCCCCAAGGCCTGGAAACCGCTCCTTTGCCTCGCCATCTCGTTGGGTCTGACGGCCTTTCTACTGCCCAACGATTATTTTTTTGTCCTTTTCAACATCATGGCTCTGAATGCCCTGGTGGTGCTGGGACTTAATCTTCTCATCGGCTGTGCCGGACAAATTTCCCTGGGTCACGGCGCCTTTTTCGGACTCGGAGCGTACAGCAGCGCCATCGTGACAACCCAGCTCCATTGGCCCCTATGGGCCGGCCTGGCCGTCGCTCTGGCAGTTACGGCTCTTTTCGGCATCGCTCTGGCTGTTCCGACCCTGCGGCTGGAAGGTCATTACCTCGTCATGGCCACTTTAGGCTTCAACATCATCGTCAGCATCGGTCTCAATCAAATGGAACCGCTGACAGGGGGCCCCTCCGGTCTGGCCGCCATTCCGGGCATGCACCTAGGTCCTTGGGCTCTGGACACGGACCGACGATTCTTTTTCTTTGCGTGGTCGGTTTTTCTGGCCGTCTTTGCCGGCGTGCTCAACTTGGAAGACTCGCGCATCGGACGTGCCTTAAAAGCCATTCATGACAAGGAACTGACAGCCCGCACCCTGGGGGTGCCCACGCCTCGATACAAGGTTCAGGTGTTTACCCTGAGCGCCATGCTGGCCGGGCTGGCAGGCTTTAGCTATGCCCATTACATGACGTTCATTAGCCCGAGCACCTTCGACATTTTTTATTCCGTTCAAGTGATCACCATGGTGGTGGTGGGCGGGCTGGGAAGCCTGTGGGGAGGATTGGCGGGGACGGTGATTCTCACGTCCTTGCGGGAACTTTTGCACGCCATGGAAGACTTTCAGGTCCTTGTTTACGGCCTGCTTCTGACGCTTTCTCTCGTTTTCTTTCCTCAGGGTTTGCTCCCCGCCGCCTTGAACGCCTTTTGGCGCGCAGGCCATCGCACGCCTTCACGTTCAATGAGCGGCCCATCCAGCCCAAAGGACGATGCGCGATCCATTTACGGCTCGGGGTTTCGGGCATTGAGCCCTTCAACTCGAAAGCCGGACTCATCGAAAGCCAAAAACATCGGCGAAACGCCTGTTCTTCGCGTGGCCAACCTTTCCGTGCAGTTCGGAGGGCTTCAGGCACTGGCTCACGTTTCTTTCTCGGTGCATTCGGGGGAAATCGTCGCCGTCATCGGACCCAACGGTGCCGGCAAAACGACGCTTCTGAACGCCGTCTCGGGTTTGGTGCGCTTCACGGAAGGTCACGTGGCGGTGCGCGATGTGGACGTGAGCCGGCGACCGGCTCACGAAGTGGCCCGTACGGGTGTGGGCCGCACTTTTCAAGCGGTTCAAATCTTTGAGCACCTCACGGTTCTGGAAAACCTCATGGTTGGCATGCATCACTTCGGCCGGTCCCGATTCCTGCAAGCCATGGCCCACACGCTCAAAGAAAGACGGGAAGAGAAAGAGCTTCGTCGACGCGCCATGGAACTCCTCGAAGAAACACCTCTTGCCGCCTTGGCCCACGAACCGGCGGCCACGCTCTCCCTGTTCCAACAAAAGCTTCTTGAAATGCTTCGCGCCTTGGCCATGGAACCCGCCGTGCTGTTACTGGATGAACCCGTGGGAGGATGTTCGCCCAACGAAAGTCGAGCCCTCATGGATTGGATCGCCACCCACCAACGTGTGGGCATGGGCATGGTTCTGGTGGAACACGACATGAACATTGTCATGGCCTACGCCACGCGGGTGGTGGTGCTGCACCACGGTCGTGTGCTGGCGGAGGGTGCTCCCCTGGCCATTCAAAAGGACCCAAGGGTGATCGAGGCGTACCTGGGGCGAGGCCGCCGCGGAGCGGGTCAGCCATGATGGCCGGGCCCGAAAAGGCGACGCCAGGGCGAAAAAGAAAGGAAAGGACGTTCGAAACGTGCCCAAAAACGAGGCCTTGCCGTAAGCGCGTGCGTTCCGTTCGCGTGGTGCACGGGAAAAGAGCCACCGGTCCATGGACTTGGGGCAACAGCCATTGGCCCTTCGAAAGGTTCCGGACCGCGAGGACGGAGTCCCTCCGGCATCAAACCCGGGGCATGGGTTAACCGGACGAAGGAAGCCGTCCGAAACGGCGCGGACGGTAAGAAGTCGGTTTTTTCAGGTGAACGAAAAAGGTCCCCACGGTTTTCACGACCGGCGTGATTTGGCTCAAGCCAGTGCACCTCGGCGCTCGGCCTAAAGGAACAAGCCATCTATGCTGACGGTGGTCGGGGTTTCCGCTCACTACGGCCCTTTGCCGGTGCTTCGGCGCGTCACCTTTCACGTGGACGCGGGGGAAATGGTCTGCGTGCTGGGAGCCAACGGAGCGGGCAAGAGCACGTTGCTCAAGGTCATCAGCGGCGTGATGCGACGCAGCGAAGGCGAGGTGTTCTTCGACGGTGAGCCAATTCACGGGGAAGCACCGGACCGTATTGTGCGACGAGGCTTGGTGCATGTTCCGGAAGCTCGACAGCTTTTTCCCAACCTCACGGTTCTAGAAAATCTGGAACTGGGCGGCTATATCCATGGCAGACGAAGCATTCGGCAGGATCTGCCCCACATGTTCGACCTCTTTCCCATACTGGCGCAGCGAAGGAATCAAAAGGCAGGCACTTTGAGCGGCGGAGAACAGCAGATGCTTTCCATCGCACGGGCCCTTATGGCTCGACCCAAGCTTTTGATGCTGGACGAGCCATCCCTAGGACTTGCCCCTTTGATCGTGGAAGAAATTTATGCCACATTGCACAAGCTGCACCAGGCCGGCACCACGGTTTTGCTGGTGGAGCAAAATGCTATGCAAGCGCTGGAGATCTGCCAAAGGGGTTACGTGATGGAAACGGGGCGAATCCTTTTGGAAGGGACGGCCGATGAGCTTAGAGAACATGAGGAAGTTCAGCGGGCGTATTTGGGCCGGGACTACCAAGACAAGTGGGAGAGGTGAGCTTGGTGGCGCACGGGCGAGCAACTGAGCCGGGTCGTACGAACAGGGACAAACTACGCCAGGTGCAGCGGGAACGGTTGCAGATGATCCTAAACCGGGCCTACCTTCACGTGGATTTTTATCGAGCCCGACTGGACGCTCTGGGTCTCGTTCCCGAAGATGTCAGAACCGACGAGGAATTCCAAAGCCTTCCTTTCACCACCAGCGAAGATTTAGCAGACCACTACCCCTACGGCCTTTTTGCCGTGCCCTTGAGAGACGTGGTGCGGCTGAAAATCGCCTCAAGCCGAGACGGGCGTCCCATCGTGGTGGGATTCACCCGCAGGGACGTGGCCCTTTGGCAATCCCTAATGGTTCGGCTCTTTGAAAGCCTGGGGATTCACGAACGGGACATTGTGCAAGTGGCGTTCAACTACAGTCTGTTTCCCGGCGCCATGACCTTTAATCAGGCTGCCGAAGCTTTGGGTGCCACCGTGGCGCCTTCGGCTACCGTTTCCGCCAAGCTGCAGCTCCAGATCATGCGCGATTTTCGTTCGACGGTGCTGGCCACCACGCCGTCCTTTGCCTTGCATCTTCTGGACACTTTGGAGGAAGAGCGAAATCAGGGTCGTGAATCCCTCGATCTTTCCTTGAAACTCATGGTCCTGGGCCCGGATGCCGTGCCTGAAATTTTGCGGGAACGTCTTCAAGGCCAACTCGGCCTACCCATCTATAACCTGTACGGCGTCTCGGAAATGGTGGAACCGGGGCTGGCGGGAGAATGTCCCGCGCAGCGCGGGTTGCATGTGGCGGAAGAGCACTTCCTGGTGGAGGTGGTGCATCCCGTCACGGGGGCTCCTGTTGCGCCGGGCACGGAAGGGGAATTGGTCATCACCACCCTGTCGGCAGAAGCCTACCCGCTCATTCGCTATCGCACGGGCGATGTGGTGACGCTGGACCCTACTCCGTGCCCTTGCGGTTTGAACACCGTGCGCCTATCATCCGTCCTTCGCCGCACGGATCACCGTGTGAGTGTGCGCGGCATTCCCGTCAGTCCTCAGCGCGTGGAACGCCTTGTGCGGGAGGCCGATTCGAACATTCAGGATTTTCGCCTGGTCATCTGGACTCGCATGGGTTTGGGAGACAGTCTGGAACTGTGGGCGGTATTTAAGGCCTTGCCCAATGGAAGCAAGTCGGCACGCGTGGAAAGGATTCGAAGCCACCTTCGAAGGGAATTGGGCCTTGGCGTGCGCGTTGTGGACGTTTCGGCTGAAAAGCTCCCTCAAGAGGGATTGACATACAAGACGGTTTTTCGGGAAAAAATGGAACCGTGAAAGGAGCTCGTTCCATGATCTTGAGTTTTATGCCGGTGCGTTCCAGTCTGGAAGATTTGGAAAGGATCCAGCTTCAGGGGCTGCGGTGGACCGTTCAGCACGCGTATCACAATTCGCCTTTTTACAGGCAGCGGCTGGACGCTGCCGGGGTGACGCCCGATGACATGAGATCTTTGGACGATCTGAGGCGCCTGCCCTTCACCACGGCCGATGATCTGCAAGCGGGTTACCCTTTTCCCTTGCGAGCCGTGCCTTTTGAGAAAATCGTCCGCATCCATGCTTCTTCGGGCACCACGGGCAAACGCAAAGTTCTCTGTTATACGCAAAAAGACATCGACGATTGGGCTACCATGTTTGCCCGCTGCTTTGAAATGGCCGGATTGACGCGCCAAGACCGGGTGCAGATTGCCGTGGGCTATGGGCTCTGGACCGCCGGCGTCGGATTTCAGCTGGGCTGCGAACGTTTCGGGGCCATGGCTGTTCCGGTTGGCCCGGCCAACACGGACATTCACTGCCAGATGCTTGTGGATCTTCAATCCAGCGTCTTTTGCGCCACAGCTTCCATGGCTCTGCTCATGGCCGAAGAGATCGAACGGCGCGGTCTTCGAGACCAGATCGCCCTCAAGAAGATCATTTTCGGTGCCGAGCGCCACAGCCGCAGCATGCGCCAGCGCATTCAGGCCATCACGGGCGTGGAACACATGTTTGACATTCCCGGCCTGACAGAACTTTACGGCCCGGGCACAGGACTGGAATGCATGGCGCATCAAGGCATTCACTATTGGGCCGACTACTATATTTTGGAAATTCTTGATCCGGAAACCCTGGAACCGGTGCCTGCGGGAGAATTGGGTGAGATGGTGGTCACCACACTGCGCAAGGAAGCCTCGCCCTTGATTCGCTATCGCACGCGGGACCTCACGCGACTCATTCCGGAACCGTGCCCCTGTGGTAATCCTCTGCCTCGCCATGACCATATTTTGGGCCGCTCCGATGATATGTTCATCTTTCGTGCCGTCAACATCTACCCTGGACAGATCGACCATGTGCTATCCCAAATCCCTGGGGCGGGCAGTGAATACCAGGTGCACCTGCATCATCGAGAAGACGGCCGAGACGTGATGATCCTCAAGGTGGAACGGGCCCAAGGATGGCCGGCAGAAAGGGACCAGGCCCTCAAGGAAACCATCGAGTCGGAAATTCGCCGACAGATCCTGGTCCGTTGCACCGTTCAGGTGGTGGACTACGGCACGCTTCCCCGAACGGAAAGAAAGACCAAGAGAGTTTTCGACCACCGCATCAAGGAAATTTGAGCCGGCAGGACGATCGACCAATAAAAGGAGGAAGTCATGAAGGCGGGGCGCTGCACATTCAAGGCTATGGCTGCCGTGACGGTGGCCATGACAATCGGGCTCTTGGGTTTCGTGCCCGCTCAGGCGGCCGATCCTATCAAAATCGGGGCCTTTTTTGACCTCTCAGGCCCGGCGGCTTCCATCGGCACGCCC
Proteins encoded in this region:
- a CDS encoding 2-oxoacid:acceptor oxidoreductase family protein, whose protein sequence is MQQQQIAVSGLGGQGVLFVTKLLAEAALRKDLSVLVSETHGMAQRGGHVIGHLKVFTYDAHTAPCTTDALISSPLTSPLIRPGCADVLLALHQESLETHGYLLRPDGQVFCHRSPPKAPGDIDAVGLAKKLGNAVAANMVLLGYAVAQGALFCSIEDLTAVLAQTAGTRAALSLKALEAGAQAASEARMD
- a CDS encoding branched-chain amino acid ABC transporter permease produces the protein MDVSLFQQIPQFVVSGLTHGSIYALIALGFCMVQNATGIVNFAQGDFVMLGALMAGTLLKKLGVPMAAALAGAVLFGALCGLALERGPLRHARHRHVLVLVMITVGVSISVRGASMLVWGKNVHALPPLGRETPIMVGSAAIVPQVLWIIGLSLLILGLLYAFYRHTLLGKAMRAAADNPYGAVLMGISVPKVTALAFGMAGSMGALAGTLIAPLTSMSYSGGLMLGLKGFSAAILGGYGSAMGAVFGGYVLGLLESFGAGFLSSAYKDAFAFIILLAVLFVRPAGLFGSERVRRL
- a CDS encoding branched-chain amino acid ABC transporter ATP-binding protein/permease, with the translated sequence MRSLPLVPKAWKPLLCLAISLGLTAFLLPNDYFFVLFNIMALNALVVLGLNLLIGCAGQISLGHGAFFGLGAYSSAIVTTQLHWPLWAGLAVALAVTALFGIALAVPTLRLEGHYLVMATLGFNIIVSIGLNQMEPLTGGPSGLAAIPGMHLGPWALDTDRRFFFFAWSVFLAVFAGVLNLEDSRIGRALKAIHDKELTARTLGVPTPRYKVQVFTLSAMLAGLAGFSYAHYMTFISPSTFDIFYSVQVITMVVVGGLGSLWGGLAGTVILTSLRELLHAMEDFQVLVYGLLLTLSLVFFPQGLLPAALNAFWRAGHRTPSRSMSGPSSPKDDARSIYGSGFRALSPSTRKPDSSKAKNIGETPVLRVANLSVQFGGLQALAHVSFSVHSGEIVAVIGPNGAGKTTLLNAVSGLVRFTEGHVAVRDVDVSRRPAHEVARTGVGRTFQAVQIFEHLTVLENLMVGMHHFGRSRFLQAMAHTLKERREEKELRRRAMELLEETPLAALAHEPAATLSLFQQKLLEMLRALAMEPAVLLLDEPVGGCSPNESRALMDWIATHQRVGMGMVLVEHDMNIVMAYATRVVVLHHGRVLAEGAPLAIQKDPRVIEAYLGRGRRGAGQP
- a CDS encoding ABC transporter ATP-binding protein gives rise to the protein MLTVVGVSAHYGPLPVLRRVTFHVDAGEMVCVLGANGAGKSTLLKVISGVMRRSEGEVFFDGEPIHGEAPDRIVRRGLVHVPEARQLFPNLTVLENLELGGYIHGRRSIRQDLPHMFDLFPILAQRRNQKAGTLSGGEQQMLSIARALMARPKLLMLDEPSLGLAPLIVEEIYATLHKLHQAGTTVLLVEQNAMQALEICQRGYVMETGRILLEGTADELREHEEVQRAYLGRDYQDKWER
- a CDS encoding phenylacetate--CoA ligase family protein, giving the protein MAHGRATEPGRTNRDKLRQVQRERLQMILNRAYLHVDFYRARLDALGLVPEDVRTDEEFQSLPFTTSEDLADHYPYGLFAVPLRDVVRLKIASSRDGRPIVVGFTRRDVALWQSLMVRLFESLGIHERDIVQVAFNYSLFPGAMTFNQAAEALGATVAPSATVSAKLQLQIMRDFRSTVLATTPSFALHLLDTLEEERNQGRESLDLSLKLMVLGPDAVPEILRERLQGQLGLPIYNLYGVSEMVEPGLAGECPAQRGLHVAEEHFLVEVVHPVTGAPVAPGTEGELVITTLSAEAYPLIRYRTGDVVTLDPTPCPCGLNTVRLSSVLRRTDHRVSVRGIPVSPQRVERLVREADSNIQDFRLVIWTRMGLGDSLELWAVFKALPNGSKSARVERIRSHLRRELGLGVRVVDVSAEKLPQEGLTYKTVFREKMEP
- a CDS encoding phenylacetate--CoA ligase; amino-acid sequence: MILSFMPVRSSLEDLERIQLQGLRWTVQHAYHNSPFYRQRLDAAGVTPDDMRSLDDLRRLPFTTADDLQAGYPFPLRAVPFEKIVRIHASSGTTGKRKVLCYTQKDIDDWATMFARCFEMAGLTRQDRVQIAVGYGLWTAGVGFQLGCERFGAMAVPVGPANTDIHCQMLVDLQSSVFCATASMALLMAEEIERRGLRDQIALKKIIFGAERHSRSMRQRIQAITGVEHMFDIPGLTELYGPGTGLECMAHQGIHYWADYYILEILDPETLEPVPAGELGEMVVTTLRKEASPLIRYRTRDLTRLIPEPCPCGNPLPRHDHILGRSDDMFIFRAVNIYPGQIDHVLSQIPGAGSEYQVHLHHREDGRDVMILKVERAQGWPAERDQALKETIESEIRRQILVRCTVQVVDYGTLPRTERKTKRVFDHRIKEI